A genomic region of Coriobacteriaceae bacterium contains the following coding sequences:
- the modA gene encoding molybdate ABC transporter substrate-binding protein: MAITKTGSRIRRLGAIAAMALVLAALTMVGCSSSNAGSQSSSQAANLQGQQLNIYCGAGMTEPFQKIADLFTEETGCEMNVTYANAAQIQTQITTTNEGDFFIAGSKEELKPVESAVASSEDLVKHVPVLAVPASNPANITGIASLANAQRVLIGDPESTPIGKIAKKALTDAGLWDSLMGSGVITTTTTAPQIATALANGEGDAGIVWKENVKGDGVSIVDTSDLDALVKVIPAAQLTCAQDVAAVSVFKDFLQTDAVWDIWASYGYERA; the protein is encoded by the coding sequence ATGGCAATCACCAAAACAGGAAGTAGAATCAGGCGACTTGGCGCAATCGCTGCCATGGCTCTCGTGCTAGCAGCGCTAACGATGGTGGGGTGTTCCTCGTCAAACGCGGGATCGCAATCATCGTCGCAAGCAGCTAACCTGCAAGGCCAGCAGCTCAACATCTATTGCGGCGCGGGCATGACCGAGCCCTTCCAGAAGATAGCTGACCTCTTCACCGAGGAAACCGGTTGCGAGATGAACGTGACCTATGCCAACGCCGCGCAAATCCAAACGCAAATCACCACGACGAACGAAGGTGACTTCTTCATCGCCGGCTCCAAGGAAGAGCTCAAGCCTGTCGAAAGCGCGGTCGCCTCGAGCGAGGACCTGGTCAAGCACGTCCCCGTACTTGCCGTTCCCGCCTCGAATCCCGCAAACATCACCGGCATCGCCAGCCTCGCCAACGCCCAGCGTGTGCTCATCGGTGATCCCGAATCCACCCCTATCGGCAAAATCGCCAAGAAAGCCCTCACCGATGCCGGTCTGTGGGACTCGCTCATGGGCTCGGGCGTCATCACCACCACGACCACCGCACCTCAGATCGCAACCGCTCTTGCCAATGGCGAAGGTGATGCGGGAATCGTCTGGAAGGAGAACGTGAAGGGCGATGGTGTGAGCATCGTCGACACGAGCGATCTTGATGCCCTCGTCAAGGTAATCCCCGCAGCTCAGCTTACCTGCGCTCAGGATGTCGCCGCCGTTAGCGTCTTCAAGGATTTCCTGCAAACGGATGCCGTCTGGGATATCTGGGCTTCCTACGGCTACGAGCGCGCATAG
- a CDS encoding metal-dependent transcriptional regulator, translating into MAIGDLTPSYEDYIEAIYDLALHGSGSVRSTDVADALGFSKASVARATKNLREMGYIEQERYGEITLTQVGKEYGEHILTRHRVLRAFLIDALGVDEEAANREACMMEHAVSEDTMNKWIAWYEENFGPVSETPTSTRL; encoded by the coding sequence GTGGCCATAGGCGACCTTACCCCCTCATATGAGGATTACATCGAAGCAATCTACGACCTTGCCCTGCATGGCAGTGGCTCGGTGCGCTCCACCGACGTCGCGGATGCGCTTGGCTTTTCCAAGGCCAGTGTTGCACGTGCAACAAAGAACCTGCGTGAGATGGGTTACATCGAGCAGGAGCGTTACGGCGAAATCACCCTCACCCAAGTTGGCAAGGAATACGGCGAGCATATCCTCACGCGTCATCGCGTACTGCGCGCCTTCCTCATCGATGCGCTCGGCGTGGATGAAGAGGCGGCTAATCGCGAGGCGTGCATGATGGAGCATGCTGTCAGCGAGGATACGATGAACAAGTGGATCGCCTGGTACGAGGAGAACTTCGGCCCCGTCTCCGAGACCCCCACGAGCACGCGGTTGTAG
- a CDS encoding ATP-binding cassette domain-containing protein: MAGSIEIRDLCVKRGAFVLSVPSLNIRPREIFAILGSTGSGKTVLMEAVAGACSWKRGEILLDGKRADSLPVQQRHLGILYQDYALFPHMTVRENVEYGLRVRKIGGDEARRRVDRLLTSFGIDGIADRYPGVISGGEAQRTALARALVLEPEILLLDEPFSALDPATKRQMYDVVREVHKRFDCTIVFVTHDFEEARILADKVGIVLDGSLRTVRDADCLFDADGLDDDVLAFLDIDNATS; the protein is encoded by the coding sequence TTGGCCGGTAGCATCGAAATCAGAGACTTGTGCGTGAAGCGCGGGGCGTTCGTTCTGAGCGTCCCATCGCTGAATATACGGCCACGCGAGATCTTCGCTATCCTCGGCTCAACCGGATCGGGCAAGACCGTGCTCATGGAGGCCGTCGCCGGGGCATGTTCCTGGAAACGCGGGGAAATCCTGCTCGATGGCAAGAGAGCCGACAGCCTTCCCGTTCAGCAGCGCCATCTGGGGATTCTCTACCAGGATTACGCGCTCTTTCCCCATATGACCGTGCGGGAGAACGTGGAGTACGGATTGCGGGTTCGTAAAATCGGCGGCGATGAAGCGCGAAGACGCGTCGACCGACTGCTCACGAGTTTTGGCATCGATGGAATCGCCGACCGATACCCTGGCGTCATCAGCGGTGGCGAGGCCCAGCGTACGGCATTGGCACGCGCCCTCGTCCTCGAACCCGAGATACTGCTTCTTGACGAGCCATTCTCGGCACTTGATCCCGCAACCAAGCGGCAAATGTACGATGTCGTGCGCGAAGTACACAAGCGCTTTGATTGCACCATCGTGTTCGTGACCCATGATTTCGAGGAGGCGCGCATCTTGGCCGATAAGGTCGGCATCGTGCTCGATGGCTCGCTGCGGACCGTGCGTGATGCGGATTGCCTTTTCGATGCCGACGGCCTGGACGATGACGTGCTGGCATTTCTCGACATCGATAACGCAACAAGTTGA
- a CDS encoding ferrous iron transporter B — METTIALVGNPNSGKTTLFNQLTGNHQYVGNWPGVTVERKTGHLKADKNIRFVDLPGIYSLSPYSNEEVISRNYLADGHPDAIINIVDASNLERNLYLTTQLMEFGVPVVVALNQMDIVKKRGYTIKSKELSEQLQVPVVEISALRGDGMKELVATAVKAAREGIAPQPVSFTPELETALKKIEDKLPSVMPDDMRRYYAIKLFERDQKAIEELGTHVNCDDIILDAESLFNDSSDAIITNERYRYIESFIKRVHRRSITGATISEKVDAVLTNRILALPIFVVVITLIYYISISTVGTYATDWANDGVFGDGWYLDPVAIVSTEGTAQSALDAATEPYDEAQTAVNEYLTQAGEAGINTDEIAAFIGEEAEEGADLESPEFQAALAGFEQQAASSSFVAEYTSVDEESSMETDYFVYYGEAGEEQALALADARNEEIAAEGREGSAEAVVYSFDGEVTDEETGEVITQGVGVPAPEDPSAYGIWIPGIPVLIGTALEAVGCVGWLYDLIMDGIVAGVGAVLGFVPQIMILFFLLAILEACGYMARVTFILDRLFRRFGLSGKTFVPMIVGTGCGVPGIMASRTIESESARRLTVMTTTFMPCSAKLPIIALIATAIFGGVWWVAPLAYFMGIAAIIVSGIILRKTRPFMGKVTPYVMELPEYRLPRFVDLLRSMWDRAWAFIKKAGTIILLATIVVWFLSGYGIYEGQFMWVGEDLMDYSFLAYFGNAFAWIFAPLGFNNWECASTVITGLIAKENVISTMAVVYGGDPNVAWTSAYMASLAATTGSVLLVPVAAFAFMTFQLLCAPCFAAMGAIKREMGGFNKWFWAAIGWECGFAYVIALIIFQIGAWVVTGAFSLGTIVALVLIAALLWALFRPASKPMAPAQVDTTAKAAA, encoded by the coding sequence ATGGAAACGACCATCGCACTGGTGGGCAACCCCAACTCAGGCAAGACGACGCTGTTCAACCAGCTCACCGGCAACCACCAATACGTGGGCAACTGGCCGGGCGTAACGGTAGAGCGTAAGACGGGACACCTCAAGGCGGACAAGAACATTCGCTTTGTCGACCTTCCCGGCATCTATTCGCTATCGCCGTATTCGAACGAGGAAGTCATCTCCCGCAACTACCTGGCCGATGGTCACCCCGATGCCATCATCAACATCGTCGATGCGTCGAATCTCGAGCGCAATCTCTACCTCACCACGCAGCTCATGGAGTTCGGCGTTCCCGTCGTGGTCGCGCTCAATCAGATGGACATCGTCAAGAAGCGCGGCTACACCATCAAGTCCAAGGAGCTCTCAGAGCAGCTGCAGGTGCCCGTCGTCGAGATTTCGGCCCTGCGCGGCGACGGCATGAAGGAGCTCGTGGCCACGGCCGTGAAGGCTGCCCGCGAAGGTATCGCCCCGCAGCCCGTCTCGTTCACGCCCGAGCTCGAAACCGCGCTCAAGAAGATCGAGGACAAGCTCCCCAGCGTCATGCCCGATGACATGCGTCGTTACTACGCCATCAAGCTCTTCGAGCGCGACCAGAAGGCCATTGAGGAGCTCGGCACACACGTGAACTGCGACGACATCATTCTCGACGCCGAAAGCCTCTTCAACGATTCGTCCGATGCCATCATCACCAACGAGCGCTACCGCTACATCGAAAGCTTCATCAAGCGCGTTCACAGGCGTTCCATCACGGGCGCGACCATCTCGGAGAAGGTCGACGCCGTCCTCACAAACCGCATCCTGGCGCTGCCCATTTTCGTCGTGGTCATCACGCTCATCTACTACATCTCCATCAGCACCGTCGGCACCTACGCGACCGACTGGGCCAACGACGGCGTCTTCGGCGACGGCTGGTACCTTGACCCGGTTGCCATCGTGTCAACCGAGGGCACGGCGCAATCCGCACTCGACGCGGCGACCGAGCCCTACGACGAGGCGCAGACCGCCGTCAACGAGTACCTGACGCAAGCCGGCGAAGCGGGCATTAACACCGACGAGATCGCCGCCTTCATCGGCGAGGAAGCCGAGGAGGGAGCCGATCTCGAGTCTCCGGAGTTCCAGGCTGCGCTTGCGGGTTTCGAGCAGCAGGCTGCCAGCTCTAGCTTCGTGGCCGAATACACCTCGGTCGACGAGGAATCCTCAATGGAGACCGACTACTTCGTGTACTACGGCGAAGCGGGCGAAGAACAGGCGTTGGCTCTTGCCGATGCCCGTAACGAGGAAATCGCCGCCGAAGGCCGCGAGGGGTCTGCCGAGGCCGTCGTCTACAGCTTTGACGGCGAAGTCACCGATGAGGAAACCGGCGAGGTCATCACCCAGGGTGTTGGCGTCCCCGCACCCGAGGATCCGAGCGCCTACGGTATCTGGATTCCCGGCATCCCCGTCCTCATCGGCACCGCTCTCGAGGCTGTCGGGTGCGTCGGCTGGCTCTACGACCTCATCATGGACGGCATCGTTGCCGGTGTCGGCGCCGTACTTGGCTTCGTCCCGCAGATCATGATCCTGTTCTTCCTGCTGGCCATCCTCGAGGCATGTGGCTACATGGCTCGCGTCACCTTCATCCTCGACCGCCTCTTCCGTCGCTTCGGCCTGTCGGGCAAGACCTTCGTGCCCATGATCGTTGGCACCGGCTGCGGCGTGCCGGGCATCATGGCCTCGCGCACGATCGAGTCCGAAAGCGCCCGTCGTCTCACGGTCATGACCACGACCTTCATGCCGTGCTCGGCCAAGCTGCCCATCATCGCGCTCATCGCCACGGCCATCTTCGGCGGCGTGTGGTGGGTCGCCCCGCTCGCGTACTTCATGGGCATCGCCGCCATCATCGTCTCGGGCATCATCCTGCGCAAGACCAGGCCGTTCATGGGCAAGGTCACGCCGTACGTCATGGAGCTTCCCGAGTACCGCCTGCCGCGCTTCGTCGATTTGCTGCGCAGCATGTGGGACCGCGCCTGGGCCTTCATCAAGAAGGCGGGCACCATCATCCTGCTCGCCACGATCGTGGTCTGGTTCCTGTCCGGATACGGCATCTACGAGGGTCAGTTCATGTGGGTCGGTGAGGACCTGATGGATTACTCGTTCCTCGCGTACTTTGGCAATGCCTTCGCGTGGATCTTTGCACCGCTCGGCTTCAACAACTGGGAGTGCGCGTCCACCGTCATCACCGGCCTCATCGCCAAGGAGAACGTCATCTCGACGATGGCCGTGGTGTACGGCGGCGACCCCAACGTCGCGTGGACCAGTGCCTACATGGCGTCGCTTGCGGCGACGACCGGCTCCGTCTTGCTCGTTCCTGTCGCGGCCTTCGCTTTCATGACCTTCCAGCTGCTCTGCGCACCGTGCTTCGCGGCCATGGGAGCCATCAAGCGCGAGATGGGCGGCTTCAACAAGTGGTTCTGGGCTGCCATCGGCTGGGAATGCGGCTTTGCCTACGTCATCGCGCTGATCATCTTCCAGATTGGCGCCTGGGTCGTGACCGGTGCCTTCAGCCTCGGCACCATCGTCGCCCTCGTGCTCATCGCGGCGCTGCTCTGGGCGCTCTTCCGTCCGGCCAGCAAGCCCATGGCACCTGCGCAGGTGGACACGACTGCGAAGGCGGCTGCATAG
- a CDS encoding protein kinase: MNDRHGTAGLQVVHLDDFSTPDILPPAEQENHARRFSSLFIDRRRCRRGGIGRLLYGEDIWGSPVAVKVMDDSPADTTADEADHVVAREAFMREYQTLRTLSGVRGFPRLYGLGRLDGKDAIIMEWIEGETLQSALRHLFVDDEGRLSPLTAAQLGRDLFALLARMDIIENSVVHRDISTSNIMIDTSVHTLEEQVDMGHFDLKLVDFGSAILPGQRASITQKYGVLRGATPDFAPPEMLTEDIANIDTLRRNPAVDVYAAASVLFLLLDGHAPFNFERQGRGRSYYLQKTERRPRRLTSVHKASGNIVAALGHETQTARLVKEAVARCGRRPPDRELAKILSTVDDQLESLLLACLNPVQALRPTAGDVEKALSRFVDSYGANIRNGFWGCPVTPCVDAEAKYQKQDAETGGSGHWGAVVAAGATLVLAVASAIITLARRKNRS; the protein is encoded by the coding sequence ATGAACGATAGGCACGGTACAGCCGGGCTGCAGGTCGTTCACCTGGATGATTTCTCCACGCCCGACATCCTACCTCCAGCCGAGCAAGAGAATCATGCACGACGCTTTTCCTCTCTCTTTATCGACAGAAGGCGCTGTCGGCGCGGGGGCATCGGCAGGCTTCTCTATGGCGAGGACATCTGGGGTAGTCCCGTTGCCGTAAAGGTCATGGATGACTCGCCTGCAGATACGACAGCCGACGAGGCGGACCATGTCGTCGCTCGTGAGGCGTTCATGCGGGAATACCAGACGTTGCGCACGCTCTCGGGCGTGCGAGGGTTTCCGCGGCTCTATGGGCTGGGGCGCCTGGACGGCAAGGATGCCATCATCATGGAGTGGATTGAAGGAGAGACGCTACAGTCGGCACTCAGACACCTTTTCGTAGATGACGAGGGAAGGCTCTCACCGTTGACGGCGGCGCAGCTGGGGCGCGACCTCTTCGCGCTCCTCGCCCGCATGGACATCATCGAGAACAGCGTCGTGCATCGCGACATCTCGACTTCCAATATCATGATCGACACGTCGGTACATACGCTCGAGGAGCAAGTTGACATGGGGCATTTTGACCTGAAGCTCGTGGACTTCGGGTCAGCGATACTCCCTGGCCAGCGTGCGTCCATCACGCAGAAATATGGTGTGCTGCGGGGAGCAACGCCTGATTTCGCACCTCCCGAGATGCTCACCGAAGATATCGCCAACATCGACACCCTGCGCAGGAACCCCGCCGTGGATGTCTATGCCGCCGCAAGCGTGCTTTTCTTGCTGCTGGATGGTCACGCACCCTTCAATTTCGAGAGGCAGGGGCGGGGCCGTTCCTACTATCTGCAGAAAACCGAACGGCGACCACGAAGATTGACGAGCGTGCATAAAGCATCGGGCAATATTGTGGCGGCGCTCGGTCACGAAACGCAGACAGCGCGCCTCGTCAAAGAGGCGGTTGCGCGCTGCGGAAGGAGGCCACCGGACAGAGAGCTGGCAAAAATCCTGAGCACAGTGGATGATCAGCTCGAATCCCTGCTCCTTGCCTGCCTCAATCCTGTGCAGGCACTCCGGCCAACCGCAGGAGATGTCGAGAAGGCGCTTTCGCGCTTTGTCGATTCCTATGGCGCGAACATCAGAAACGGCTTTTGGGGATGTCCGGTCACCCCTTGCGTGGATGCCGAAGCGAAGTACCAGAAACAGGATGCTGAGACCGGGGGAAGCGGTCATTGGGGAGCCGTCGTAGCCGCGGGTGCCACCCTAGTTCTCGCAGTTGCATCGGCAATTATCACGCTCGCTCGCCGGAAGAACCGAAGCTAA
- a CDS encoding ferrous iron transport protein A, with the protein MMTLSDIKPGMSCTVVRLRDKGATRRRIMDMGITKGAQIKVDKVAPLGDPVDLTVRGYHLSLRKEDLNKIEVEMA; encoded by the coding sequence ATCATGACGTTATCGGATATCAAGCCGGGAATGAGCTGCACGGTCGTGCGTCTGCGCGACAAAGGCGCCACGCGCCGTCGCATCATGGACATGGGCATCACCAAGGGCGCCCAAATCAAGGTCGACAAGGTCGCCCCGCTTGGCGATCCCGTCGATTTGACCGTGCGCGGCTATCACCTTTCGCTGCGCAAGGAGGACCTCAACAAGATCGAGGTCGAGATGGCATAG
- a CDS encoding ABC transporter permease — MSHTDETRKHSGRIRELFPTLTIIIAIVALLFIGSAIVAVVASGITHFHEALTSAEVMFSLRMSVVTSIISTAICLVLALPTAYALSHTNMPCKRIASVVMELTLSLPYILLGFALLIIFSSPFGKALKDIGLAVVFQPAGIVFAQLIVNLPFAIRMVRTALDEVNPRMEFVAKTLGASSWQVFRDIILPQARNSIISCAVLTWARGMGEFGATLMLVGVTRMRTETLPGSIYLSISTGNNDVAMATAMIMLIVSAATLVLANLLNRPVGASRVDKGGRSRWLRSRRASCDEKPIDEMPDIADVPFEEESFGR; from the coding sequence ATGTCTCATACGGACGAGACACGCAAGCATAGTGGGCGCATCCGGGAACTCTTTCCCACACTCACCATCATCATCGCAATCGTGGCGCTCCTGTTCATCGGGAGTGCCATCGTTGCCGTTGTCGCCAGTGGCATAACCCACTTCCACGAGGCACTCACCTCGGCTGAAGTTATGTTCTCACTGCGCATGAGTGTTGTCACCTCGATAATCTCGACCGCCATCTGCCTCGTGCTCGCGCTGCCAACCGCCTACGCGCTCTCGCACACGAACATGCCCTGCAAGCGCATCGCGAGCGTCGTCATGGAACTCACGTTGTCGCTGCCCTACATCCTGCTGGGTTTCGCGCTCCTCATCATCTTCTCGTCACCGTTTGGCAAGGCACTCAAGGACATTGGCCTGGCCGTGGTCTTTCAACCGGCTGGCATCGTGTTCGCCCAGCTCATCGTCAACCTGCCCTTCGCCATCCGCATGGTGCGAACGGCGCTTGACGAGGTCAACCCTCGCATGGAGTTCGTGGCCAAGACCCTCGGGGCGAGCTCCTGGCAGGTGTTTCGCGACATCATCCTTCCCCAGGCGCGCAACTCGATCATCTCGTGCGCCGTCCTCACGTGGGCACGCGGGATGGGAGAGTTCGGCGCCACGCTCATGCTCGTGGGCGTCACACGTATGCGAACGGAGACGCTGCCGGGAAGCATCTACCTGAGCATATCGACGGGAAACAATGACGTGGCGATGGCGACGGCCATGATCATGCTCATCGTCTCGGCGGCGACGTTGGTGCTCGCGAACCTGCTGAATCGCCCGGTCGGAGCATCGCGCGTGGACAAAGGCGGGCGCAGTAGATGGCTGCGCAGCCGACGGGCATCTTGCGACGAGAAGCCGATCGACGAAATGCCCGATATCGCCGATGTGCCTTTCGAGGAGGAGTCCTTTGGCCGGTAG
- a CDS encoding protein kinase: MENQSNPDTHDEHAATGLRLVHIEGFSTPTTLQDDEQEAYLRRFATIFIDESRCREGNLGQVLYGEDTWGKPVALKVMNDAVVPDPATPSSTRDLASEAFRREYETLRALSGVKGFPRLYGSGSLDGREAIIMEWVEGETLATAIRHLSIDDSGRLSPLTAAQLGRDLFGLLARMEILEDDVVHRDISTSNIMIDTSARALDEQAEAGSFDLKLVDFGSAVLPSRSSSLTQRYGAPRGATPDFAPPEMLTEDVANVSAMRKNPTVDVYAAASVLYLLLGGRTPFDLGESEGEGRSYYLRKTEQLPRSLKGAHAASGRIDATLEREPQTAALVQEAMKKTGQQPSDKKLVSALSAVDGQLNEVIFACLDPIQEYRPLASEVQDSLAHFVDSYGRNVENALAEQPLSSCTDSAFERRARAANAKRSRRWSIGVGAGAVVLLLVTSIVTAVLVDASKVIVSFGPIHWSGPLNG; the protein is encoded by the coding sequence ATGGAAAACCAGTCAAACCCGGATACGCACGACGAGCACGCCGCAACCGGCTTGCGACTTGTTCACATCGAAGGCTTCTCGACACCCACAACCTTGCAAGATGACGAGCAGGAAGCCTACCTGCGTCGCTTCGCCACGATCTTCATCGACGAGAGCCGCTGCCGTGAGGGTAACCTTGGCCAGGTGCTCTACGGCGAGGACACCTGGGGCAAGCCTGTCGCGCTCAAGGTGATGAACGATGCGGTCGTGCCCGACCCCGCAACCCCCTCCTCCACCCGCGACCTTGCCAGCGAGGCGTTTCGACGCGAATACGAAACCTTGCGTGCGCTCTCAGGCGTAAAGGGATTTCCCCGCCTGTATGGCTCGGGCAGCTTGGATGGCAGAGAGGCCATCATCATGGAGTGGGTCGAAGGAGAGACGCTCGCCACGGCAATTCGCCATCTCTCCATCGACGATTCCGGCAGGCTCTCTCCCCTGACCGCCGCGCAATTGGGACGCGACCTGTTCGGTCTGCTCGCGCGCATGGAAATTCTCGAGGATGACGTGGTGCACCGCGACATCTCGACCTCCAACATCATGATCGACACATCGGCACGTGCGCTCGACGAGCAGGCCGAGGCCGGAAGCTTCGACCTGAAGCTTGTGGACTTTGGCTCGGCGGTGCTGCCCAGCCGATCTTCGTCGCTCACGCAACGCTACGGGGCCCCGCGCGGAGCGACTCCGGACTTCGCCCCACCCGAGATGCTGACCGAGGACGTCGCCAACGTCTCGGCCATGCGCAAGAACCCGACGGTGGACGTCTACGCCGCCGCAAGCGTGCTCTATCTGCTGCTCGGCGGGCGCACGCCCTTTGACCTGGGCGAGAGCGAAGGCGAAGGACGCTCGTATTACCTGCGCAAGACCGAGCAGCTGCCGCGCAGCTTGAAGGGCGCTCATGCGGCATCGGGCCGAATCGACGCAACGCTCGAGCGCGAGCCACAGACGGCAGCGCTCGTCCAGGAAGCGATGAAGAAGACCGGCCAGCAACCCTCGGACAAGAAGCTTGTCAGCGCATTGTCCGCAGTGGATGGACAACTCAACGAGGTGATCTTCGCCTGTCTCGACCCCATCCAGGAATACCGGCCACTTGCAAGCGAGGTGCAGGATTCCCTTGCGCACTTCGTCGATTCGTACGGACGCAATGTCGAGAACGCCCTCGCGGAACAACCCTTGAGCTCGTGTACCGATAGCGCCTTCGAGCGCCGCGCGCGTGCAGCAAATGCGAAGAGATCGCGGCGCTGGAGCATCGGCGTGGGCGCAGGTGCGGTCGTACTGCTTCTCGTGACGAGCATCGTGACCGCGGTGCTCGTGGACGCGAGCAAGGTGATCGTCTCGTTCGGGCCAATCCACTGGAGCGGCCCACTCAACGGCTAG
- a CDS encoding FHA domain-containing protein: MAKNATAPLGAMFSILKRYGDMSYKEVASLILSEEPVKGGVSPISRVNDRTWISRYLVHAPADAVRDDYFVSYEKCAMRLISRLKKRAGSAMSNREIMELIAGAPGQEMVNALKNAGQDPAPYLNMLARLDKDSEFRAEERVEIAMVLFVATALSADIARATAYALEFADEIHGAAMATPLITPRSEDADDAQMRQLADEDTTLGLLRVVDGYVKGAPFWLDAESAEQIEVGAFATGAGAITDVEADVSGVHARIWHDDAGAWYVEGAGSRNGTVLVSGADRSEIVVEPPADEREGWESVPVALKPGDELVFGKNTRYVVIAGVR, from the coding sequence ATGGCAAAGAACGCAACGGCCCCGCTGGGAGCCATGTTCTCCATCCTGAAGAGGTACGGCGACATGAGCTATAAGGAAGTGGCATCGCTCATCCTCTCGGAAGAGCCGGTGAAGGGCGGCGTGAGCCCCATCAGCCGCGTAAACGACCGGACCTGGATCTCGCGCTACCTCGTGCATGCGCCGGCAGATGCCGTGCGCGACGATTACTTCGTCAGCTACGAAAAGTGCGCGATGCGCCTCATCTCGCGGCTTAAGAAACGTGCGGGCAGCGCGATGAGCAACCGCGAGATCATGGAGCTGATTGCAGGAGCTCCCGGCCAGGAAATGGTCAACGCACTCAAGAACGCCGGACAGGACCCCGCGCCGTACCTCAACATGCTCGCGCGTCTCGATAAGGACAGCGAGTTCAGGGCCGAGGAGCGCGTGGAGATCGCCATGGTGCTTTTCGTAGCGACGGCATTGAGCGCTGATATCGCGCGAGCAACGGCATACGCACTCGAGTTCGCAGACGAGATTCACGGCGCGGCGATGGCAACGCCACTTATCACACCGCGCTCCGAGGATGCCGACGACGCGCAGATGCGCCAGCTTGCCGACGAGGACACGACCCTCGGGCTGCTGCGTGTGGTAGATGGCTACGTGAAGGGCGCGCCGTTTTGGCTTGATGCCGAGAGCGCGGAGCAGATCGAGGTGGGCGCCTTCGCGACGGGTGCGGGTGCCATCACCGACGTGGAAGCTGACGTCTCCGGAGTGCACGCGCGCATCTGGCATGACGATGCGGGCGCGTGGTACGTCGAGGGTGCGGGATCGAGAAACGGCACCGTGCTGGTGAGCGGCGCGGACCGCTCCGAGATCGTGGTGGAGCCGCCGGCTGACGAGCGCGAGGGGTGGGAGAGCGTGCCCGTGGCGCTCAAACCCGGCGACGAGCTCGTGTTTGGGAAGAACACGCGGTATGTGGTGATTGCGGGTGTGAGGTAG
- a CDS encoding type II toxin-antitoxin system VapC family toxin, producing MIVLDTNAAVAIAMGTDLGDALVMLRNPDECVIAPSFMHAEVAHVMSKYVRGGYLEVSQAVDCARDALLLVDEFRDDASLWTEALTESLRLGHSSYDLFYLVLARREGATLFTLDRKLQKLCDKNGVNAVWLDWNFG from the coding sequence ATGATTGTCCTCGATACCAACGCCGCCGTTGCGATTGCCATGGGCACCGACTTGGGCGACGCTCTTGTCATGTTGCGTAACCCCGACGAATGTGTCATCGCGCCTTCGTTCATGCATGCCGAGGTAGCTCACGTGATGAGCAAGTATGTGCGCGGGGGATACCTCGAGGTTTCGCAGGCTGTGGACTGCGCACGCGATGCCCTGCTTCTCGTGGACGAGTTTCGCGATGATGCCTCGCTATGGACGGAGGCCCTCACCGAATCACTGCGGCTCGGCCACTCTTCGTATGACCTATTCTACCTGGTGCTCGCTCGCCGAGAGGGGGCAACGCTGTTTACGTTAGATCGCAAACTCCAGAAACTCTGCGACAAAAATGGCGTCAATGCCGTTTGGCTCGACTGGAATTTTGGGTGA